One window of the Thermoanaerobaculia bacterium genome contains the following:
- the ruvB gene encoding Holliday junction branch migration DNA helicase RuvB, translating to MPPSPSDRILSGELEGSFLGSEASVEQTLRPRQLTEYVGQDRIVENLKVFIRAARERGEPLDHVLLFGPPGLGKTTLAHILAKEMDAPLRTTAGPVLERAGDLAAILTNLQPGDVLFVDEIHRLGPAVEEILYPALEDFKLDLVIGQGPAARIVQIDLPRFTLVGATTRAGLISSPLRARFGIVHRLDFYPPEQLARIAKRSAELLGIASDAAGLDELARRSRGTPRIANRLLRRVRDFAQVDAHKPGIDLAMAKKALALLEVDDFGFDELDRRILSVLIEVYGGGPAGIQAIAAAVGEDRGTIEDLYEPYLLQEGFLQRTPRGRVATQRAYQHLGYPPPAAPYTPSGTLFDPE from the coding sequence ATGCCGCCGTCACCGTCCGATCGCATACTGTCCGGGGAGCTCGAGGGTAGCTTCCTGGGAAGCGAGGCTTCGGTGGAGCAGACGCTCCGGCCGCGGCAGTTGACGGAGTATGTCGGGCAGGACCGGATCGTCGAGAACTTGAAGGTCTTCATCCGGGCGGCGCGGGAGCGTGGCGAGCCTCTGGACCACGTGCTGCTCTTCGGGCCTCCCGGACTCGGCAAGACGACGCTGGCGCATATCCTGGCCAAGGAGATGGATGCGCCGCTGCGGACGACCGCCGGGCCGGTGCTCGAGCGGGCGGGAGACCTCGCGGCGATTCTCACCAATCTGCAGCCTGGGGACGTGCTCTTCGTCGACGAGATCCACCGCCTCGGGCCGGCGGTCGAAGAGATCCTCTACCCGGCCCTCGAGGACTTCAAGCTCGACCTCGTCATCGGCCAGGGTCCGGCAGCGAGGATCGTCCAGATCGATCTGCCGCGCTTCACGCTGGTCGGCGCGACGACGCGGGCGGGGCTCATCTCGTCGCCGCTACGCGCCCGTTTCGGCATCGTCCACCGGTTGGATTTCTATCCTCCAGAGCAGCTGGCGCGGATCGCCAAACGCTCCGCCGAGCTCCTCGGGATCGCCTCCGACGCCGCCGGCCTCGACGAGCTCGCGCGCCGGAGCCGCGGCACGCCGCGCATCGCCAACCGGCTGCTGCGGAGGGTGCGCGACTTCGCGCAGGTGGACGCCCACAAACCGGGGATCGATCTCGCGATGGCGAAGAAGGCACTCGCCCTCCTCGAAGTCGACGACTTCGGCTTCGACGAGCTCGACCGCCGGATCCTCTCGGTGCTGATCGAGGTCTACGGCGGTGGCCCGGCGGGGATCCAGGCGATCGCCGCCGCCGTGGGCGAAGACCGCGGCACGATCGAGGACCTCTACGAGCCGTACCTGCTGCAGGAGGGCTTCCTGCAGCGCACTCCCCGCGGCCGCGTCGCCACCCAGCGCGCCTACCAGCATCTGGGTTACCCTCCGCCGGCGGCGCCATACACCCCTTCCGGTACCCTGTTCGATCCCGAG
- a CDS encoding DUF4160 domain-containing protein, whose product MSPTVKRVGPYRFFFYGNEGFEPPHIHVRRERMLAKFWLGRIELASSTGFRPHELFEIQRLVEGNATEFEGAWHEFFGT is encoded by the coding sequence ATGTCTCCGACGGTGAAGAGGGTCGGGCCCTATCGATTCTTCTTCTATGGCAACGAGGGCTTCGAACCGCCTCATATCCATGTCCGTCGGGAGAGGATGCTGGCGAAGTTCTGGCTCGGGCGGATCGAGCTCGCGAGTTCGACGGGCTTTCGCCCCCATGAGCTGTTCGAGATTCAACGGCTCGTCGAGGGCAACGCGACAGAATTCGAGGGGGCGTGGCATGAGTTCTTCGGCACCTGA
- a CDS encoding DUF2442 domain-containing protein, with protein MSSSAPELRPLARNVSVTEDELTVELADGRRISAPLVWFPRLLAADAAERQNWELLGDGEGIHWPAVDEDLSVAGLLAGARSQSRPLRRAG; from the coding sequence ATGAGTTCTTCGGCACCTGAATTGCGGCCACTGGCGCGAAATGTGTCGGTGACTGAAGACGAGCTCACCGTGGAGCTGGCCGATGGGCGCCGGATTTCGGCGCCGTTGGTCTGGTTCCCGCGCCTGCTCGCCGCCGACGCGGCCGAGCGGCAGAACTGGGAGCTGCTGGGCGACGGAGAGGGCATCCACTGGCCGGCCGTGGATGAGGATCTGAGCGTCGCTGGCCTTCTGGCCGGCGCGCGCAGCCAATCGCGCCCGTTGCGAAGAGCGGGCTGA
- the rsgA gene encoding ribosome small subunit-dependent GTPase A — MHTNLEALGWDSWFEARAGLLGDRAAGVARPARVAAVDRDQLLLLDETGAFRGRLSGRFLHAAGAAAERPCVGDWVAVEKTAGEPFGVVHGVFERKTGLRRKTAGDSVEHQMIAANVDFVIIVQSCHFDFNLRRLERYLVMVWEGGATPSVLLTKTDLVAPEVLAGQLEEIRSAGIAASVSTLSNVTREGVEELRRQLLPGKTYCFVGSSGVGKSTLINGLLGRDRLDTKAVSGTGEGRHTTVRRELLVLENGAMVIDNPGMRELGLLGAESGIEASYPDIGELASQCRFRDCTHANEPGCAIRAALESGALDAGHYENFLKLKSESEYLQMSYAEKRKKEKDFGRFIKSVQKRLRED, encoded by the coding sequence ATGCACACGAATCTCGAAGCGTTGGGTTGGGATAGCTGGTTCGAGGCGCGGGCCGGGCTGCTCGGCGACCGGGCGGCCGGCGTGGCGCGCCCGGCGCGAGTGGCCGCTGTCGATCGGGACCAGTTGCTGTTGCTCGACGAGACGGGCGCTTTCCGGGGGAGGCTTTCGGGGAGGTTCCTGCACGCGGCGGGCGCGGCGGCGGAGCGGCCGTGCGTCGGCGATTGGGTGGCGGTCGAGAAGACGGCGGGCGAGCCGTTCGGGGTCGTGCACGGCGTCTTCGAGCGCAAGACCGGCTTGCGGCGGAAGACCGCGGGGGACTCCGTCGAGCACCAGATGATCGCGGCGAATGTCGACTTCGTGATCATCGTCCAGTCCTGCCACTTCGACTTCAACTTGCGGCGACTCGAGCGCTACCTGGTCATGGTGTGGGAGGGCGGGGCGACACCCTCCGTGCTCCTCACCAAGACCGATCTCGTCGCGCCCGAGGTCCTGGCCGGCCAGTTGGAGGAGATCCGGAGCGCGGGCATCGCTGCGTCGGTCTCGACCCTGAGCAACGTCACCCGCGAGGGGGTCGAAGAGCTCCGGCGCCAGCTGCTCCCGGGCAAGACCTACTGCTTCGTCGGCTCGTCGGGGGTCGGCAAGAGCACTCTCATCAACGGACTTCTGGGCCGGGACCGGCTCGATACGAAGGCGGTCAGCGGCACGGGCGAAGGGCGGCATACGACCGTGCGCCGGGAGCTCCTCGTGCTCGAGAACGGTGCGATGGTGATCGACAACCCCGGGATGCGCGAGCTCGGCCTGCTGGGCGCGGAGAGCGGCATCGAAGCGAGCTACCCGGACATCGGTGAGCTCGCGTCCCAGTGCCGTTTCCGCGACTGCACCCATGCCAACGAACCGGGCTGTGCCATTCGCGCGGCGTTGGAGTCCGGTGCACTGGACGCTGGGCACTACGAGAACTTCCTCAAGCTCAAGAGCGAGTCAGAGTACCTGCAGATGTCCTACGCCGAGAAGCGGAAGAAGGAGAAGGACTTCGGCCGGTTCATCAAGTCCGTCCAGAAGCGGCTGCGCGAGGACTGA